CATTTTTCGTTCTTTTTTTTCATTACCTCGACGGAGTTATTCAGTATCCTTAGAGCAAGGAACTTGTTCTCCGTTGAAGTCAGTACAGTGACATCCGGGAATTTTTTCAGGACATACGGAAGGGAAGATAAGTGGTCGTAATGAGAGTGTGAGATCACGATATAATCAACCCTATCGAGGTCTTCAATCAAAGGAAGCGATCCATAACCTTCCTTAACGGGATGCCTGCCACAGTCGATCATGATATTAAGACCATTTATTGACAATATATAGCTATTGGCGCCTATTTCTCTGCCTCCACCGAGTGGTGTGAAATTCATGACTTTCCTCCTTTTCTGGTAATATTTTACCAGAGAATGGGAACGAGTACTCTTTTAAGGTAAAATTGAAACACTTATCAATTGGCAGGTGATGGCGCGGTGGGTTCTCAGTGGTCTGTAGTTTATAATTTTATGCTTCTTTCTTTTCTTCTCTCGATCTCAGTGTTAATGAAAAGACTGATACCATCTTTGAAAAGAGTCTTTATCCCCAATTCGATAATAGCCGGGTTTTTGGGTATTTTACTCGGGAGTGATGTCCTCGGACTCTTTAGCTTCGATAGGGATGGGCTGGGGAAGATGATTTACCATTTTCTTGCCATTGGATTCATAGCCATCGCTTTGAAAGGCGGTAACTCGAAGCTAACTCGTTCGAGTTTGAATACAGGTTTTATCATAACGATGTCTTTGACGATTCAGGCTATTATAGGTTTTTCGTTGAGCCTTCTTATTCATTACTTCTTCTCGGAAAGAACTTTTCCTCTGATGGGATTACTCCTTCCTCTCGCTTATGATCAGGGCCCGGGACAAGCATTTTCCATCGGTCACCAGTGGGAGGCACTGGGTTTTGTCGGTGGAGGAACAGCTGGACTGGTTATGGCGACTTTTGGCTTCCTATGGGCGACAGTTGGTGGTATAGTCATCCTCAATATATACCTGTTGAAAAACAGGACCACCAAAAAAGGAGAAACGCGCGAAAAAACTTTAGAGGCTCTTGTGAAGGACTACGAATTTTCGGATATCGACGGCATGACCATTCAACTTCTGGCTGTCGGTGTGGTCTACTTTGTTACTTTCCTGTTTTTGAAATTTCTCAGTGGTGCTCTGGCTAATCTTGGAGAAGCTGGAGAAACAGTATCACAAATTCTGTGGGGGCTGCATTTCGTAATAGGAGTGCTTTTCGCCTTCGCTTTCAGGAAGGG
This genomic interval from Kosmotoga pacifica contains the following:
- a CDS encoding sodium:glutamate symporter is translated as MKRLIPSLKRVFIPNSIIAGFLGILLGSDVLGLFSFDRDGLGKMIYHFLAIGFIAIALKGGNSKLTRSSLNTGFIITMSLTIQAIIGFSLSLLIHYFFSERTFPLMGLLLPLAYDQGPGQAFSIGHQWEALGFVGGGTAGLVMATFGFLWATVGGIVILNIYLLKNRTTKKGETREKTLEALVKDYEFSDIDGMTIQLLAVGVVYFVTFLFLKFLSGALANLGEAGETVSQILWGLHFVIGVLFAFAFRKGYDLIRRSEKYKTEYLNDFLLQRVGGLVFDYMVAASISAIPLKFFFDNMVPILVITMVGGLTTVAYTIWFCKKSYRHALIEHIVAIFGMETGTISTGMALLREVDTNFETGTAEDLVLGSGVALIFGLPLLGLINLPILGVRFGKPVYFFYTLGGFIIYLLIVFAFWTLSVKRTK